The sequence GGCTTTCAGGGCCCTTTCTCATTATTTACTCACTACTGGAACCAATGCAAACTAGTTTTGTGAGGCATTCCCAAACAAGAATTTTCTCTCTTAAGTGACTCAAATGCATCTCTATCACGCAAAAACCTAACTAAGCAGATTATCTTGACAGAACAAGATCAGTTCCTATGCCAGTGTGAGGCTGCCATTTCAATCCAACAACAACCACTTCAGGCTGATTGACTGACATATCAGTGGTTTTTGGCAAATGTCAAAGAGAAAACCAAGAAGACGGAGGCCCCTTtcaactgtatatatatttctatatatatttaaactAAGATTTAACCTCCACACTCACCTCTCttttgattcttttcttttaacacaTGGAAAAATAAAGAACTGCTGCTGCGGTAGCATCATCGGCAAAAGCGGCTGACAAAGTCCACCGGCccttcatatatttttttttttcaaagtgggGTTACTCTTTAATTGTTGCCCTCCCCTCCCTCGTCATCCTGCTGGTCACTTGTCCACAGTGTCAAGTTGTCTCGGAGCAGCTGCATGATGAGAGTGGAGTCTTTGTAGGAGTCCTCGTTGAGGGTGTCCAGCTCGGCAATGGCGTCATCGAAGGCGGTCTTGGCCAGATGGCAGGCCTGCTCCGGGGCATTCTGGATCTCGTAGTAAAACACAGAGTAGTTGAGAGCTAAACCCAGGCGGATGGGGTGGGTGGGCTGCATGTGCTCCTTGCTGATCTCGTGGGCCTCGTTGTAGGCCTTCTCCGACGACTCCACCACCGTGGCCCTCTTCTCCCCCGTGGCCACCTCGGCCAGGTAACGGTAGTAGTCGCCCTTCATCTTCAGGTAGAACACCTTGCTCTCGTGCTGCGTCTCGCTGCAGTTCTTGATCAGGAAGTTGTCCAGAAGGTTGAGCACATCCTGGCACACAGCCTCCAGCTCCTTCTCAATCTTCTCCCTGTAGGCCCGCACCATCTCGATCTTCTTCTCATTGCCGTCGGCCGAGGTCTTCTGCTCAATGCTGGAGATCACCCTCCAGGAAGAGCGGCGGGCCCCGACCACATTCTTGTAGGCCACGGACAGGAGGTTCCGCTCCTCGTTGGACAGGGCCTCGTTCAGCTCTGTTACCTGGAAGAAGGAGACAATGGACCATTTCATCACCAGCTTCAGAGCAGAAGTCTTGATTAACAGCACCAGATTGCATGTGCATTATTCATAAAGAAATATTGAGAATATAGAATCCAAGAAAATCTAGCCGTATGACTTAGTTGGCAACTGTTTTTTAGCAAAAATGCCAATCATGTTATGGATCCAGCTCCtcaaaattgaagatttcctgtttttttttttatatcatcgTAAATTGAATATGTTTAGTTTTGGTTTGCTGGTGCCACGTTGGGGTGTACCAAAGGATTAATGAGGTTTGAGAATTAACGCGCCAACTAATAACTGCAACGTCCCCTGATTGAGCCCAGCCGGGGACCTTTGTTACATCTctcttttccttgttttctctttctacTACTTTCTGTTATGATGGCATAACAATCCCAAAAAAACATACTTGCAATATAAACTAAGGAAGTTacctttttcttaagttttacAAAGCAAACAATAAATCAAGTGATCAAGAAACTGTCCACAGATTGTTAGTTGCAGGccttattgttaaaaaaacactctttTAGGTGAAAAAACGACTCTGGACTAACAGTTCAGCTCACAGCATAGAAGTTGAACAATATTtcacttggggggggggggggggggggggggggtgagagatAGCTAAAATGTTCCCACGAGCAGCTGCACTGTAAGTGAAAACCATCACTGCACAGGCGGTTCACATGTCCCACTGACCTTCTCTCCGGCTCAAACTGACCTTTTACCTGTCTCTAACACCAAGGAGGACTACTCACTCTGAGGTGCACTTTCAAATTTGTGTCTTGGACAAATCAGTTTGATAGTTGGGGGGTTGTCAAAAGAGACTATGTTGCTATGAAAAAAGCAACATCACACAGGGTTATTTGATTAGAAAGTCAACCTTGTATTGTGTTGGCTTCTGGCAGATCAATAACTGCATAGGGACTGAAATATATACGGCTGGGCAATGTATTGATATTaaattgatattgtgatatgagactagatattgtcttagattttggatattttagTATCATGATATGAAATAAGTGGTGTTTATTCCTGGTtttaaggctgcattacagtaaagtgatgcacttttctgaacttaccagactgttctagttGCTctattatttatctaaaatctaagcgtgaagatattttgttaaagcaccattTTTCAACCCTTGAATATTGttgcaatatcgatattgagTTATTTGGTCAAATATTTCgggatatctgattttctcccaaTCTATATACATTTTCTccctatatatactgtatatgcttcAGTTTCACAAAACCTTGCACACTGCTTTTTTATCTGAAAAGCTCCTCTTGACACGCTAACATTTCTCATCTCTcagttttgacattttctgacGAGGCAGAGGAGCACAAAGATGGCGCAGGATTGCTGACGTCACACTGAGTGGACGGAGAGCGCGTCCCAAGCTATAGAGATGGAGGGGCCAACTGTAGAACTACTGTTTGCATGCAAACGTCAAACGTAAAATTTACTGTCAAATGATCTATCCAATGACTCAACTGAAACAAATAGATCATCACTATAAATATAAAGCACTGATGTTCGGAAGGCTTACTGCTGTGTCAATTGGATTACATTGGCTGACAATGCATCCGATTGACACACAGATTGTAATTTAAGGGTTTCACTGATATTAAGCATAATAGCAAGATCCGCATTTAAAACTATAAAGCCCAAAATGTATTTCTAGGGCTGTGACCAttagtcaaaaaaacaaaaaattaatttaaaaaaaatttactaATTCAAGCttaacatttacatattttctgGTAGTAAAATAAATCTctttggttttggactgttggtgaTGGGCATTTTCCTGACATTCTGAAGACCAAACCATTAATCGAATGAACaagaaaataatcgttagtcgCAGCCCTAGCATGTCAATAGAAATTCAGTCTGAACGCAGCATTAATGGATAATAAACCATATGGATTTTCCGTGTGGTTTTGTCATTTCTGGCTAGAATGGCAAGGGATTCCCTTTTGATTAAACAATGTGAGAGCACACCCCTGCCAAGGGGCCTAGTTTGGACCGCACTGACATGGCAGATTGTTTAAAGGGAAAGGAATCcctccctgcacacacacatcaccccACCTCCACCAACCAGAAACCCCCGATGACAAATAATCCACAGGGGCCACTCCATCCCTCCTGAGGAACATCAGACAGAATGTTCTTCCTTTAAAGCACAAATAGGATGCTAATGGTTCCAGTATGAGCTTGTGTGacacagcagtttttttttccaactcacTGGGGAATTCAGttcctaaaatgtatttattttatttttattaatttggaggaaaaaatgaaaaggaaaaggcTCTGTTCTCAACGCTGGCCAATAGGAGCTGGGAAATGATCCTGTGAGGCAGCTCATCCTCTTCATCATTATCAAAATATTACACTTCATCAGGGTCATTAACCCAAAATGACTTTAAACTGCGGCTCAGGAGGAGTCTGCAGAAACAGCCCATGCATGTATGAGGAATAAAAtaatagaggaaaaaaaacaaagcccacaatcaaattttATCATATTGACTCACTGCAATATGACAAAGAATATTCTAGAGAGTTGCTACTGCCTCCTACGTTTGTTTAGAGAAAAGAGCGGTTCGAAGGGGTCTTTTTTTAGGATTTTGATAATGCAatcatgctaaaaaaaaaaaaaaagcgagtaAGCCTTGGTAACAAGTATAAAAATTGGCATATTTTTCTAATAGATATTGTTTTAATTAACGTGACAAAGAGAGAtgggagaggaggaagatgaggaggaggaggaggaggaggaggaggaggaggaggaggaggaggaagcagcAGTTTTTCCGAGCAACCTCACATGGCTCCCAGCAGCAGAAGCTTTAATAAATTAGCTATAATGTAGGGAAGGGGAGATGGGGTGGTAAAAAAGTGTCTGGGGGGGGAACGATGGGGGGCGCAGCAAATGCAATAGAGCAGAGCCATTATATGATACGAGCCTCTTATAAGGCGAGAGATCAAACTCAGGCCTGtgtgcatttcattgttatatCGCTTCATTGAACGGCACACTCGATAAAAAAAGGCACCGCCCAAAGAGCAGACGATTTGGGCTGGACTCAGATATCCCAGTGAGCTGTCGGTGACTTGACACAATGAAGATATTACAAATTTTTTTCTCCGAGTTGTAGCAAGGTAATGCCAAGGCAACAGTGCAGACCCCAGATTTACAGCCAACACAGTCGAGATTTCGGGACGCGCCTTTACGCACAGATTGCAAAACATTATTCATACAAGTCATagttattattctttttttgagTGGACTTACCGATTTCATAGCAGCTGCCATATCATCATATCTCTCAGCCTGTTCAGCCAGCCTGGCTTTCTGCACCAGCTGCTCGCGATcaaccattttttaaatgatatgtGGTTGCTAAGTCGAGCTGCTATACTTGGGTTTTTGGGGATGAAATTATTGATATTTTAAAGTGCAATGCAGTGAAATCCTACGCGAACCTAATGCTGCAGCTGTTCCCTGCTGTCTGTATGTGCTCCTTGCAGACAGGACAcccttttcctctctccctccctcccttacCCCTTCTCACACGCTCTCCCACGGCTGCGTCATCACTCAGAAAGGTGGGTGCCTGTGCCAATGATGTAACACTCCATGCATGGGAACAAGAGGCGTACAGGCATGGATGGATGGGAGCAGCTGGGCTAAAGGCCTTGTGGGAAATGGAGTCCTCTGTGGCTGCATGTTAGAGCCATAGGCCTGATTGGGTTGATTTTGGGGGGTCTGGATGTGACACCGCATCTCTCTGTGGGGGCTGCTGGCAGGACAGGAGGTCCCCTTTTAATCCCAACCTGCATGTGGCTAATTATGCCTCAAAGCAGGTTCTGACAACACTTTTGTTAGTTGCTGGGCCCATTTCAAGGAAATAATGGAGTCATATACAGTGGTGGCACAAAGTCATTGTTTTACAAGCctaaataaaaactaactaGACTCTAATCTGGACTAATCATCATTCATCATATCACAGTAAGctatacaaacaaaataattgtaaaataaagtgaCATATGACAGAGCACAGTGAAAACTGaattttaaaggtcccacatCATGCTCATTTGCAGATCCATATGTATATTTTGGTTCCAACTAGAACAAgcttacatgctttaatgttccaaaaaacacattatttttcgtATATCATTAGTTTGAATATACCTGTGTTCACCTTGTGTCTGATGCGCTCTGTTTAAGTGCCTGTCTCTTTGAGCCCGCCTTCCGAATAAGCCAACtctgctgtgattggtcagcatttccGGGTCTTGCATCTGTGCTCTCGGAGTCTCAGCACCGTCATTGCCAGGAATGAATATAATGGCACTGTAGCGTTtcattctactactactactactcatATAgagtatagttgtgacatcacaactgtacAAAAGTCTTGAAGgctcgtttaaaggcacagtttctgaatatggGCTGTATGTTCTTTGTGGATTGAGCGCTTTGATACTTACAGTATTATATGCACCTTAACctgaaatataatttaaaaaaataagtggaTCTCCCTTTTTACAATATTAGACAGACCTTTAAACTAGTAttacaataaaaagaagaaaaaaaaacaataatgcacATGGCCAGTGTTTAAGGGCTAAGTTACACAACAAATGTGTGTCTTCtctcatttaaaacagaaatgtggCTGGTGTACATAGTACAAGAAGTTCCATATCACTTCCCTAATCAGACTCTCTAGACACATGACATGGATGTTTTGCAAAGTGGACCTCTAAGACTGTCTAGGAAGTccagaaaaaaagtgtaaaacttTCCGTTTTAAGTCCTAAGTGAGTCATTAGGTTCACTTCAACAAATTTCTCTTGTCTGTACTGTGACAGCTGGACAGTGAGAGGAGAATGTTTAAAGATATTTAAGTATAAAAGATCTACCTGAAACAATAAAAGTCGTGTCCCCATTGGAAATTACACCCACAGAGAGTTACCGACTAAGCTTCAACCGTATGTGCTAACAAGACCGCAGGCCCTCGCAGGCCCTTAATCATGACATCATTTTGTTTGCAGTATGGCTCACAGGGCGTCCCTGAACTGTAATCTGAGATCAGAGCACTTCCTGTCCTCAAGGCCAACCACTAGTGAGCGATGCAAAAGACCAATTCTGCTGGTGAGGTTGGACTTGTGCTTATGACAGCAGACTTATGCTTTTCAGAGGCAGTGGTTTTATATCAAAATCCAATTTCATTCGCTTTAATGTGTTACAGTACGTGTAGATCATTTCACCCTGGTTTATGTATAGAGTCTTCACCATACTAGCAATATAGAGAAACAGCTGTTCACAGCTCTCTCTGCTGGCCAAACATGGAAATGAAGGTATCTGAGGGTGAGACTGTTCTACAGTGAGGCGTTTGAAAGTaaaatttgttgttgttgttgttaaaaagCTTCTAATACCACAGGACTGTCTTCTGAAACCTGCAAGAATAAAACTGTTCTCAGGTCAGCCACTAAAGACACACTGACCCAGTACAACCAGTAGTGGCAGTGGACAAAACAATTTATTCATGGAAGGACAATTATATGCAGCCGTTCGTCACCCTAATCATCGACAGATATTAACACAATAgatagcagaaaaaaagaaactaaaactaaaaacaatcaATGCAGAATTGGTACTAAATAcattaatatataattatatagaAGAAAATATAATTAAGAAGCATGTGACTGCCATTAATGAaaattgacaaacaaaaaaaactatttaacagCTACACTAAAGTAAACATGCAAGTGAGAGCAAATGTTCATCCCCCTCTTTATAAAATGTCTATGCTATGTCTATATTGTTTAAAACATGAGACTGTCTGTGGAAATTAATAAGTGCCCTGTTAAGAGCTTTTCtacaaatataaaacatgtagctaaaaaaaagaaaatcaagaaaAATGTGAAGGATGAGGGGTAGGTGTGATTCTGTTAAAAtacgaatgaatgaatgaaaccgCACCCTGGATTTCTTTTAGGTATCTAAACCGAAAACATGGTCACGAAAAAACCCCAGCATGCACTGCTGTCAGCCATGTCCACCCTCTATTTTCTAAACCTTCTTTTCCTCTGCAAGAAGAGATTATCACCTGCTGACCTGCAGGTCAAGAGAGGTCCTGCTGACTTTGAGTAACATGCAAATTGGGTCAAGAAGTAGGAGGAGGAAAACACTGCCTCTTCACACTTAACCATAGTTTGATGTTTCAAATTATATGAATATTGTACTGATATGGCTTCAACTATAGaaggatttattattatttctcttATCATTTGGTTTCACATAACAGTCAAAATGAGTTTGTTGACCACTGCAAAGAAGTCGATAACACCAGAGTCAatgcaaaaaagtcaaaatttaaAGTATCCTCACAGTTATGCTTTAACCTCATTGTTTTCTAAGATGATCAATGTATTTACAGCCATTTTTGCGAATATAAGGGCTTATAACGCTTTTCTCAACCTTTATAGTTCAATTCTGggagaaaaacacaatgttgtTTCAAAACCTCTATTTTCATCACAGCTTTTTTCAGAAATGTATTTAGGCTATTATATACCCTTCAGTAATATTTAACAGACATGACGAGATCTCTGAGTTGCCAAAACCTAAAAGAGCTTCATGCTATTATCTGATTTCCTTTGCCCCCATTACGTTGTCTTACAGTGCAACTAATGAATCAGTCCACTTGCTCCAAAGAGGATTACTGTTCTTTCTGCTTAGCTTAGTTATCTCAAATCAGAATAAGGGTGAGGAGAGGTCTGTTGTCTACAGCAGCAATCTGTCTGGCCAGTAAACAGTTGAGCACTCACACAAGTGTAAATGGAGACAGTTCGACTGGAGTTGGATGTTTTGATATTCCCAGATGGAGTGAGGATTGCTACTGCAGAAGAAATCGCAGAATGGGAGCTTAAGGCTGCAAGCCAGGTGTCCATACCCACCATCCGACTCTTTGTGGCCCTTTACCCATACAACCCTGCTGCAATGTCCCCCAACTATGAGATGGCTGCAGAGGAGCTGCCTTTTGTGCCAGGCCAGATAATCAAGGTAAAAAAGTGGCtttatgtaactttcagtttgtgttgattctagcgaccactagtgtttttaccacaacCTGCTGACataaaggtcttttctttatGATACAAAGTTAGCATAAGGCCATACagttttgctcagacagaaaaatattcatttacaataagagaataacTTACAGATACATCgttacattttcagttttaaataCGGTAACTTgg comes from Etheostoma spectabile isolate EspeVRDwgs_2016 chromosome 3, UIUC_Espe_1.0, whole genome shotgun sequence and encodes:
- the ywhag2 gene encoding 14-3-3 protein gamma-B → MVDREQLVQKARLAEQAERYDDMAAAMKSVTELNEALSNEERNLLSVAYKNVVGARRSSWRVISSIEQKTSADGNEKKIEMVRAYREKIEKELEAVCQDVLNLLDNFLIKNCSETQHESKVFYLKMKGDYYRYLAEVATGEKRATVVESSEKAYNEAHEISKEHMQPTHPIRLGLALNYSVFYYEIQNAPEQACHLAKTAFDDAIAELDTLNEDSYKDSTLIMQLLRDNLTLWTSDQQDDEGGEGNN